The following coding sequences lie in one Mesorhizobium sp. DCY119 genomic window:
- the polA gene encoding DNA polymerase I, producing MKKGDHLFLVDGSGYIFRAYHALPPLNRKSDGLPTGAVLGFCNMVWKLMQDSRNTDVGITPTHFAVIFDYSSKTFRNDLYPEYKANRSAPPEDLIPQFGLIREATRAFDLPCIEMEGFEADDLIATYARLAREAGGDATIISSDKDLMQLVGPSVGMYDPMKDRQIGVPEVIEKWGVPPEKMIDLQALTGDSVDNVPGVPGIGPKTAAQLLEQFGDLDTLLARASEIKQDKRRQSIIDNADKARISRDLVTLKIDVPVKEGLDDFVLQPPNGPRLIGFLKAMEFSTLTRRVAEATSTEAAEVDATALVIERADTAHGPDVGFPSAPATRPSAAGASGDGGAEPAGGPNEAKKDGTTPSLLSALRAEAAVAEKINTDAYTCILDLPTLQAWVAEAKEAGLVAFDTETTSLDPMQAELIGFSLATAPGRAAYVPLGHKSGRGDLLGGGLLEGQIPVRDALAALKPLLEDKSVLKIAQNLKYDLVVMNRHGIDVVSYDDTMLISYVLDAGTTGGHGMDDLSEKWLGHKTLKFKDIAGSGKRFVGFDQADLKQATAYAAEDADVTLRLWRVLKPRLAAKGLASVYERLERPLVPVLAQMEQRGISVDRQILSRLSGELAQGAGRLEDEIFQLAGSRFTIGSPKQLGDILFGRMGLPGGSKTKTGQWSTSAQVLEELAAEGHELPRKIVDWRQLTKLKSTYTDALPGYIHPETKRVHTSYALAATSTGRLSSSEPNLQNIPIRTAEGRKIRTAFIADKGNKLVSADYSQIELRVLAHMADIPQLRQAFADGIDIHAMTASEMFSVPVEGMPSDVRRRAKAINFGIIYGISAFGLANQLSIPREEASDYIKRYFERFPGIRDYMDSTKAFARENGYVETIFGRRAHYPEIRSSNPQHRAFNERAAINAPIQGSAADIIRRAMVRMDGALTEAKLSARMLLQVHDELIFETPEGEVEATLPVVRSVMENAAMPAVSLKVPLQVDARAAHNWDEAH from the coding sequence ATGAAAAAAGGCGATCACCTCTTCCTTGTCGACGGCTCCGGCTACATCTTCCGCGCGTACCATGCGCTGCCCCCGCTGAACCGCAAGTCGGACGGGCTGCCGACGGGCGCGGTTCTCGGCTTCTGCAACATGGTCTGGAAGCTGATGCAGGATTCGCGAAATACCGATGTCGGCATCACGCCGACGCATTTCGCCGTCATCTTCGACTATTCCTCAAAGACCTTCCGCAACGACCTCTATCCCGAATACAAGGCCAATCGCTCCGCCCCGCCGGAAGATCTGATCCCGCAATTCGGGCTCATTCGCGAGGCAACGCGTGCCTTCGACCTGCCCTGTATCGAGATGGAAGGTTTTGAGGCCGACGACCTGATTGCCACCTATGCGCGGCTGGCCCGCGAGGCCGGCGGCGACGCCACCATCATCTCGTCGGACAAGGACCTGATGCAGCTCGTCGGCCCGAGCGTCGGCATGTACGACCCGATGAAGGACCGCCAGATCGGCGTTCCCGAGGTCATCGAGAAATGGGGCGTGCCGCCGGAAAAGATGATCGACCTGCAGGCGCTGACCGGCGATTCCGTCGACAATGTGCCGGGCGTGCCGGGCATCGGCCCGAAGACCGCCGCGCAGCTTCTGGAACAGTTCGGCGACCTCGACACGCTTCTGGCGCGTGCTTCCGAAATCAAGCAGGACAAGCGGCGCCAGTCGATTATCGACAACGCCGACAAGGCCCGCATCTCACGCGATCTGGTGACGTTGAAGATTGACGTGCCGGTCAAGGAAGGGCTGGATGATTTTGTTCTCCAGCCGCCAAATGGACCAAGGCTGATCGGCTTCCTCAAGGCGATGGAATTCTCGACGCTGACCCGCCGTGTCGCCGAAGCGACCAGCACCGAGGCTGCGGAAGTGGATGCTACAGCACTCGTGATCGAGCGCGCCGACACAGCCCATGGACCGGATGTCGGATTTCCGTCCGCGCCTGCCACCAGACCGTCGGCGGCAGGGGCTTCCGGGGACGGCGGCGCAGAGCCTGCCGGAGGACCGAACGAGGCCAAGAAGGATGGCACCACGCCGTCGTTGCTCTCGGCTCTTCGCGCCGAGGCTGCCGTTGCCGAGAAGATCAATACCGATGCCTATACCTGCATCCTCGATCTGCCGACATTGCAGGCCTGGGTTGCTGAGGCCAAAGAGGCCGGCCTCGTTGCCTTCGATACGGAGACGACCTCCCTAGACCCGATGCAGGCGGAGCTGATCGGCTTCTCGCTGGCGACGGCCCCGGGCCGGGCTGCCTATGTGCCGCTCGGCCACAAGAGCGGGCGCGGCGATCTGCTTGGCGGCGGGCTGCTGGAAGGGCAAATCCCCGTCCGCGATGCTCTTGCAGCACTCAAGCCGCTGCTGGAGGACAAGTCCGTCCTGAAGATCGCGCAGAATCTGAAATACGATCTCGTGGTGATGAACCGGCACGGGATCGACGTCGTTTCCTATGACGACACCATGCTGATCTCCTACGTGCTCGACGCCGGCACGACTGGCGGCCACGGCATGGATGACCTGTCCGAAAAGTGGCTCGGCCACAAGACGCTGAAGTTCAAGGATATCGCAGGCTCCGGCAAGCGTTTCGTAGGCTTCGATCAAGCCGATCTCAAGCAGGCCACTGCCTATGCGGCCGAGGATGCCGATGTCACGCTGCGGCTCTGGCGGGTGCTGAAGCCACGCCTTGCCGCCAAGGGCCTTGCGTCCGTCTATGAGCGGCTGGAACGGCCGCTCGTGCCGGTGCTGGCCCAGATGGAGCAGCGTGGCATTTCCGTCGACCGCCAGATTCTGTCCCGGCTGTCGGGCGAACTGGCCCAGGGCGCCGGACGGCTGGAAGACGAGATTTTCCAGCTCGCCGGCAGCCGCTTCACCATCGGCTCGCCCAAGCAGCTCGGCGACATCTTGTTCGGCCGCATGGGACTACCGGGTGGCTCCAAGACCAAGACCGGCCAGTGGTCTACCTCGGCGCAGGTGCTGGAAGAACTGGCAGCCGAAGGCCACGAACTGCCGCGCAAGATCGTTGACTGGCGTCAGCTCACCAAGCTGAAGTCGACTTATACCGACGCCCTGCCCGGCTACATCCACCCCGAGACAAAGCGCGTTCATACGTCATACGCGCTGGCCGCCACGTCCACCGGGCGGCTGTCGTCGTCGGAACCGAACCTGCAGAACATTCCTATCCGCACCGCGGAAGGCCGCAAGATCCGCACCGCCTTCATCGCCGACAAGGGCAACAAGCTGGTCTCGGCCGACTACAGCCAGATCGAGCTGCGCGTGCTCGCCCACATGGCCGACATTCCGCAATTGCGGCAGGCCTTTGCCGACGGCATCGACATTCATGCGATGACGGCTTCGGAAATGTTCAGCGTGCCGGTCGAAGGTATGCCCTCGGACGTGCGCCGCCGCGCCAAGGCGATCAATTTCGGCATCATCTACGGCATTTCGGCCTTTGGCCTCGCCAACCAGCTTTCGATCCCGCGCGAAGAAGCCAGCGATTACATCAAGCGCTATTTCGAGCGCTTCCCCGGCATTCGGGATTACATGGACAGCACCAAGGCTTTTGCCCGCGAGAACGGCTATGTCGAGACGATCTTCGGCCGGCGCGCCCATTATCCGGAAATCCGCTCATCCAACCCGCAGCACCGCGCCTTCAACGAGCGCGCGGCAATCAACGCGCCGATCCAAGGATCGGCCGCCGACATCATCCGTCGCGCCATGGTGCGAATGGACGGGGCGCTGACGGAAGCCAAGCTTTCGGCACGCATGCTGTTGCAGGTGCATGACGAACTGATCTTCGAGACGCCCGAAGGCGAAGTCGAGGCGACGCTGCCGGTGGTGCGCTCGGTGATGGAAAATGCGGCCATGCCGGCGGTGTCGCTGAAGGTGCCGCTGCAGGTCGACGCGCGCGCTGCTCATAATTGGGACGAGGCGCACTAG
- a CDS encoding MarR family transcriptional regulator → MTDAPTLPLDSQLCFSIYSASIAIHRVYKPMLDDLGVTYTQYIVLSTLWERDGLTISAIADRLALEPSTITPAVKRLESAGFVTRQRSTTDERQVQVHLSPKGAELHAKTGCLTETLLRRSGFTVSEMIDLNRKVQLLRDGMTTAEV, encoded by the coding sequence ATGACCGACGCCCCGACATTGCCGCTCGACAGCCAGCTCTGTTTTTCGATCTATTCAGCGTCGATCGCCATCCACCGCGTCTACAAGCCGATGCTCGATGATCTCGGCGTTACCTATACGCAGTATATCGTGCTGAGCACGCTTTGGGAGAGGGACGGCCTGACCATCTCGGCAATTGCCGACAGGCTGGCGCTCGAGCCAAGCACCATCACGCCCGCTGTGAAGCGACTGGAGAGCGCCGGGTTTGTGACACGCCAGCGCAGCACTACTGATGAACGTCAGGTCCAGGTCCATCTGAGCCCGAAAGGCGCCGAGCTTCATGCAAAGACCGGCTGCCTGACGGAAACGCTGTTGCGCCGCTCCGGATTCACCGTGTCGGAGATGATCGATCTCAATCGCAAGGTCCAGTTGCTGCGCGACGGTATGACCACTGCGGAGGTTTGA
- a CDS encoding alpha/beta hydrolase: protein MAAATALTPAHAAPVGAKNIVLVHGGFVDGSGWQGVYNILKKNGYNVSIVQNPTTSLADDVAVTKRTIAQQDGPVVLVGHSYGGVVVSEAGTDEKVKAVVYIAAFAPDKGESVSSLIANPPAGAPVPPILPPVDGFLFLDKAKFAESFAADVDAATAAFMADSQVPWGVEALAGAVTEPAWKTKPSFYLVASDDHMIPPPAQRMMAERAGSTVVETAGSHAVYVSNPQAVAALIEQAANAK from the coding sequence ATGGCCGCCGCAACCGCACTCACCCCCGCTCACGCCGCACCTGTCGGCGCCAAGAACATCGTTCTTGTCCACGGCGGCTTCGTCGATGGCTCCGGCTGGCAAGGCGTCTACAACATCCTGAAGAAGAACGGCTACAATGTCAGCATCGTCCAGAACCCGACCACCTCGCTTGCCGATGACGTCGCCGTCACCAAGCGGACGATTGCCCAGCAGGATGGTCCCGTTGTCCTGGTCGGTCATTCCTATGGCGGTGTCGTCGTCAGCGAAGCCGGCACCGACGAGAAGGTGAAGGCCGTCGTCTACATCGCAGCATTCGCACCCGACAAAGGTGAGTCCGTGTCGTCCCTGATCGCCAATCCGCCTGCCGGCGCACCCGTGCCCCCGATCCTGCCGCCGGTTGATGGCTTCCTGTTCCTCGACAAGGCCAAGTTCGCAGAATCCTTCGCGGCCGACGTCGATGCAGCCACCGCAGCTTTCATGGCCGATTCGCAGGTTCCCTGGGGCGTCGAAGCTCTGGCTGGCGCTGTCACCGAGCCTGCCTGGAAGACCAAGCCGAGCTTCTACCTCGTTGCATCGGACGACCACATGATCCCGCCGCCCGCCCAGCGCATGATGGCTGAACGCGCCGGATCGACTGTCGTGGAAACGGCCGGCAGCCACGCTGTCTACGTTTCCAATCCGCAGGCCGTCGCCGCCCTCATCGAGCAGGCAGCGAACGCCAAGTGA